In the genome of Croceimicrobium hydrocarbonivorans, one region contains:
- a CDS encoding RsmB/NOP family class I SAM-dependent RNA methyltransferase, with translation MSQSPRLHKNLVAAVIEALETAFGKGYYADKVIERILKRNPKWGARDRGFIAESTYEMVRWWRLLWELNGKEPSLKRKDLYRLFGIWWQWQGNDLPDWPAFDTVRGLNVDERFKELEADLNIRESWPDWLAEVASEELGDAWPAIAKASNIPAEVFLRTNSLRIDRNSLLKQLEEEACPARPLEANEVGIILEKRKNTFRLPSFQSGFFEVQDGGSQMIAPYLEVEPGMRVIDACAGAGGKALHLAALMENKGQIIAMDVEAWKLKELQKRARRNGVHNIETRPIENAKSIKRLQDSADRLLLDVPCSGTGVVKRNPDTKWKLKPEHLDRVRKIQGDILEDYSKMLKSGGKMVYATCSILRSENEAQVERFLERHPEFSLIRQERVNPSEWSDGFYMALLEKA, from the coding sequence TTGAGTCAAAGTCCACGCTTACATAAGAATCTGGTAGCGGCCGTAATTGAAGCCCTCGAAACGGCTTTTGGCAAAGGCTACTATGCCGATAAAGTAATTGAACGTATCCTTAAGCGCAATCCTAAATGGGGTGCGCGCGATCGTGGTTTTATTGCTGAAAGTACCTATGAAATGGTACGCTGGTGGCGCTTGCTTTGGGAGCTTAATGGCAAAGAACCCAGTTTAAAGCGTAAGGATTTATATCGACTTTTTGGAATTTGGTGGCAATGGCAAGGTAATGACTTACCCGATTGGCCTGCCTTTGATACCGTACGAGGACTCAATGTTGATGAGCGTTTTAAAGAGCTGGAAGCAGATCTTAATATCCGCGAAAGCTGGCCCGATTGGCTCGCTGAAGTGGCATCCGAAGAATTAGGAGATGCCTGGCCGGCTATTGCTAAAGCTTCCAATATTCCGGCTGAAGTATTCCTTCGTACCAATAGCCTGAGAATTGACCGCAATAGCCTCCTAAAACAATTGGAGGAAGAAGCTTGTCCAGCCCGCCCATTGGAAGCTAATGAAGTTGGGATCATTTTGGAAAAGCGGAAAAACACCTTTCGTTTGCCCAGTTTCCAATCCGGTTTTTTTGAAGTCCAGGATGGTGGCAGTCAAATGATTGCCCCATATTTAGAGGTGGAGCCTGGCATGCGGGTGATTGATGCTTGTGCCGGCGCTGGTGGTAAAGCTTTACATCTGGCCGCCTTGATGGAAAACAAAGGGCAGATTATTGCCATGGACGTAGAAGCCTGGAAGCTGAAGGAATTGCAAAAACGTGCTCGCAGGAATGGTGTTCATAATATTGAAACCCGTCCTATTGAAAATGCCAAAAGCATAAAGCGTTTGCAGGATTCTGCCGACCGCCTTCTTTTAGATGTTCCCTGCTCTGGAACCGGGGTGGTGAAACGTAATCCGGATACCAAATGGAAATTGAAGCCCGAACATTTAGATCGGGTTCGAAAGATTCAAGGTGATATTCTGGAGGACTATTCCAAAATGCTGAAAAGCGGCGGTAAAATGGTTTACGCTACTTGCAGCATTTTGCGTTCTGAAAATGAAGCTCAGGTAGAACGTTTTTTAGAAAGGCATCCTGAATTTAGTCTTATCCGCCAGGAGCGGGTTAATCCATCTGAATGGAGCGATGGATTTTATATGGCTTTGCTGGAAAAAGCCTAA
- the murQ gene encoding N-acetylmuramic acid 6-phosphate etherase, which translates to MSLRTTESDSRYENIDKMSTGEILESINTEDRSVPIAISRVIPNIEKAVDHIVAQMQKGGRLFYLGAGTSGRLGIVDASELPPTFGADPNWVIGLIAGGDTAIRKAVEFAEDDELGAWKDLQAFEPNYNDIVLGIAASGTTPYVIGALKQARAEGISTVCVVCNENSPLADQADFPIEVVVGPEFITGSTRMKAGTAQKLVLNMISTAVMVKLGRVRGNKMVDMQLSNNKLVDRGTRMVMADTGLLAPQAEALLKEHGSVRAAVDAHQRGL; encoded by the coding sequence GTGAGCTTAAGGACCACAGAATCCGATAGTCGGTACGAAAACATCGATAAAATGTCTACCGGCGAAATTCTTGAAAGTATAAATACCGAGGATCGTAGTGTTCCCATCGCGATTTCTCGGGTTATTCCCAATATTGAGAAAGCCGTGGATCATATCGTCGCTCAAATGCAAAAAGGCGGACGGTTATTTTACCTCGGCGCTGGCACCAGTGGTCGCTTAGGTATTGTTGATGCTTCTGAGCTCCCTCCTACTTTTGGAGCCGATCCTAATTGGGTTATCGGTTTAATTGCCGGGGGCGATACGGCCATTCGCAAAGCGGTTGAATTCGCGGAAGATGATGAACTGGGCGCCTGGAAAGATCTACAAGCCTTTGAGCCCAATTATAATGATATTGTTTTAGGTATAGCCGCCAGTGGCACCACTCCTTATGTGATAGGGGCTTTAAAGCAGGCTCGGGCCGAAGGGATCAGTACTGTTTGTGTAGTTTGCAATGAAAACTCTCCGCTGGCCGATCAAGCTGACTTCCCCATTGAAGTAGTAGTTGGACCAGAATTTATTACTGGCTCCACCCGTATGAAAGCTGGTACCGCTCAAAAGCTAGTCCTCAATATGATTTCTACCGCTGTGATGGTGAAATTAGGTAGGGTGCGCGGCAATAAAATGGTGGATATGCAACTCAGCAATAACAAACTGGTAGATCGCGGTACCCGCATGGTAATGGCGGATACCGGATTGCTAGCCCCTCAGGCAGAAGCCTTACTCAAAGAGCATGGTAGTGTAAGAGCTGCGGTAGATGCGCATCAGAGAGGCCTTTGA
- the lepB gene encoding signal peptidase I — protein sequence MKEKVKKPWIAALYSILFPSLGHLYLHKYKQFAFIWIFILGLFYLVDSISKSFFAFVGVFFLVVLFRIPIAIHAYRTAKRETITIIAKWDHSLVYLGVYLSISLLIPYAVSGPADLLRRQINFASIPTPSMEPSLKVGDHLAYEYCQAVKVLDIVVFTHPTNGQLYLSRCIAGPGDSLLIHNNSSKVNGIARDTALVLRKYYLVPNIYRSEIPDSLKKQIVTTRNRPSNLVLNLTDNEVQAICTNIILDSLQPTISRDIFIGHMGLYPPFERKKWTTHNLGPLWIPKKGSQIQLDSSSLLLYGDLIRRENSHSDIQFHSDSLSLNGQYQSTYKFKENYYFMMSDNRDNSLDSRYWGFLPESNIKGKALYLYYSRDWTRIGKSLKQNP from the coding sequence GTGAAGGAGAAAGTTAAAAAACCATGGATCGCCGCTCTTTACAGTATTCTCTTTCCAAGTCTAGGTCATCTCTACCTACATAAGTACAAGCAGTTTGCCTTTATTTGGATATTCATTTTAGGCTTATTTTACTTAGTTGATAGTATTAGTAAGAGCTTTTTTGCCTTTGTTGGGGTATTCTTCTTAGTTGTACTTTTTAGGATACCGATCGCAATCCATGCCTATCGCACCGCAAAAAGGGAAACCATCACTATCATTGCGAAATGGGATCACTCCTTGGTTTATTTAGGGGTTTACCTATCCATTTCTCTATTGATTCCTTATGCTGTTAGTGGCCCGGCAGATCTTTTAAGAAGACAAATAAACTTTGCCTCTATACCAACACCATCTATGGAGCCCAGCCTTAAAGTAGGTGATCATTTGGCTTATGAATATTGCCAGGCCGTAAAGGTTTTAGACATAGTTGTTTTTACTCATCCTACTAACGGGCAATTGTACCTATCTCGCTGTATTGCTGGTCCAGGAGATAGCCTATTAATCCATAATAACAGTAGTAAAGTCAACGGAATCGCTAGGGACACGGCCTTAGTTCTTAGGAAATACTATTTGGTCCCAAATATTTACCGCTCCGAAATTCCAGATAGCTTAAAAAAACAAATAGTTACTACCAGGAATAGGCCTAGTAATTTGGTCCTGAACTTAACTGATAATGAGGTTCAAGCAATTTGCACCAATATCATTCTAGATTCCCTGCAACCTACAATTTCAAGAGATATATTCATTGGCCATATGGGCCTCTACCCTCCTTTCGAAAGGAAAAAATGGACCACTCACAATCTAGGTCCCTTATGGATTCCTAAAAAAGGAAGCCAAATACAACTGGACTCAAGCTCCCTCCTATTGTATGGTGATTTAATCCGAAGAGAAAACTCTCATTCTGATATACAGTTTCACTCAGATTCACTCTCCCTTAATGGTCAGTATCAAAGCACTTATAAGTTCAAAGAGAACTATTATTTCATGATGAGTGACAATCGTGACAATAGCTTGGATTCGCGCTATTGGGGTTTTCTACCCGAATCAAATATTAAAGGAAAAGCCCTCTACCTCTATTATTCCCGTGATTGGACTCGCATTGGCAAAAGCTTAAAGCAAAACCCTTAG
- a CDS encoding DUF2339 domain-containing protein: MSIDSDKIKSLEERLLNLQIQHERNNREIRLLQSEIANLRSEDTEAAALDKRWTEAVKEDQKPVEAISSKEPNSKAPVKPEKARDAGQFKVPPKSKNRSLTWDLEKFIGENLINKIGILLTVIGVIVGAKYAIDHEMINPATRIILGYVTGFVLLGISLKLKKNYLNFSSVLLGGSLAILYFISYAAYSFYAFYSLGLTSILMFVVTLGAVLAALHLNRSVIAHFGLVGAYAIPFLVSTESGNYEVLFAYMAIINLGILFISIRRNWQSLYYSAFVFTWLIFGVWAGMDYENSSQNSAHFFLALFFLIFVAARLGYHLIKKLPLKELDLPALFSNNLIYYGLSYYLLQEAGQMDQYLGLFSFSLAFFNGLLCYAVYRWAPENRNLYWVQMALAILFFSLAIPAQFDGNTITLIWSLEALIFFWLTLEKELKSFQYFAYPLFILGFFSLMSDWNEDYFQISREIKSNRTSFFNLPFLYSLITVSFGYAILWMQNRSRGTQVKTEDTTVGFDRIIAVISLFSTWFIFRQEIHFYWNKLYLLSEYEIEMTNYSYERYNSNYDYLGWAWEFLFGILFLLILQIVNQWRLHSKLMANALKYLNWLAIPAFLIAGIYFLAEIADHYSTALEDLHQKASLSQMLLRYPAFLALGLLLYFSWRSSQKSYSAYRKVNPLEIFIHITVLWMLSAELLHIFKLAHFDGYNQLLLSILWALYSFFLIAQGMSKNKKHLRITAMVFFGLILLKLILWDLSSLNSLSKTIVLMAVGAVLLLSSFWYNRQRKSKAEPEPEDLSTSEGES; encoded by the coding sequence ATGAGTATCGATTCGGATAAAATTAAATCACTGGAAGAAAGGCTCTTAAACCTTCAAATCCAACATGAAAGGAACAATCGAGAAATTCGTTTGCTTCAATCCGAAATTGCCAATTTAAGAAGTGAAGATACAGAGGCTGCTGCCCTCGATAAACGATGGACAGAGGCGGTGAAAGAAGACCAAAAGCCGGTTGAGGCAATTTCCTCTAAGGAACCAAATAGCAAAGCTCCTGTTAAACCCGAAAAGGCTAGGGATGCCGGTCAATTTAAAGTCCCTCCAAAATCTAAAAACCGCAGCCTGACTTGGGATTTAGAAAAATTCATTGGCGAAAACCTCATAAACAAAATCGGAATCTTACTCACAGTAATTGGAGTAATAGTGGGTGCCAAATACGCCATTGATCATGAGATGATTAATCCTGCCACCCGCATTATTTTGGGCTATGTAACGGGATTTGTTTTATTGGGCATCAGCTTAAAGCTCAAGAAAAACTACCTCAATTTTAGCTCGGTGCTTTTGGGTGGTTCCTTGGCTATTTTATACTTCATTTCTTATGCTGCTTATTCATTCTATGCCTTTTATAGCCTAGGCTTAACCTCAATCTTAATGTTTGTGGTTACCCTTGGAGCTGTATTAGCAGCACTTCATTTAAATCGCTCGGTAATTGCCCATTTTGGCTTAGTAGGAGCCTATGCCATTCCTTTTTTAGTAAGCACCGAGTCTGGGAATTACGAGGTGCTTTTTGCCTATATGGCGATAATTAATCTGGGCATCCTTTTTATATCCATCCGAAGAAACTGGCAATCGCTCTATTATTCAGCCTTTGTATTCACATGGCTCATTTTCGGGGTGTGGGCAGGTATGGATTATGAAAATAGTAGTCAGAACAGTGCTCACTTCTTCCTAGCGCTCTTCTTTTTGATTTTCGTTGCAGCCCGATTGGGCTATCATCTAATTAAGAAACTTCCACTTAAGGAACTGGACCTTCCTGCCTTATTCAGTAATAATCTAATCTACTATGGTTTAAGCTATTATCTCTTGCAGGAGGCTGGCCAAATGGATCAGTATTTAGGTCTCTTCAGTTTTAGTCTGGCCTTTTTTAATGGTTTATTATGTTATGCCGTTTACCGCTGGGCGCCCGAAAATCGCAACTTGTATTGGGTGCAAATGGCCCTGGCTATTTTATTCTTTAGCCTGGCTATTCCTGCTCAATTTGATGGGAATACCATCACTCTGATTTGGTCTCTGGAAGCGCTAATCTTCTTTTGGTTGACCTTGGAAAAGGAGCTCAAGAGCTTTCAATACTTTGCCTATCCCCTTTTTATACTCGGTTTTTTCAGTTTGATGAGTGATTGGAATGAAGATTACTTTCAAATTAGTCGGGAAATAAAAAGTAATAGAACCAGCTTTTTCAATCTACCCTTCTTATATAGCCTCATTACGGTAAGCTTTGGCTATGCCATTTTATGGATGCAAAACCGCAGCCGGGGAACACAGGTTAAAACTGAAGATACAACTGTCGGTTTTGATCGCATCATTGCGGTAATCAGCCTCTTTAGCACTTGGTTCATCTTTCGCCAGGAAATTCATTTTTATTGGAATAAGCTCTATCTCTTAAGCGAATATGAAATTGAGATGACCAATTATTCCTATGAACGCTATAATTCGAATTACGATTATTTAGGCTGGGCCTGGGAATTCCTTTTTGGTATTCTGTTTTTGCTGATTTTACAGATTGTTAATCAATGGCGATTGCATTCTAAGCTAATGGCCAATGCCCTTAAATACCTGAATTGGCTGGCAATTCCCGCTTTCTTAATTGCTGGTATTTACTTCCTAGCCGAAATTGCCGATCATTACAGCACGGCCTTAGAGGACCTACATCAAAAAGCCAGCTTAAGTCAAATGCTTTTGCGTTATCCCGCCTTCTTAGCCTTAGGCCTATTGCTTTATTTCAGCTGGCGTAGCAGTCAGAAAAGTTATTCGGCCTATCGCAAGGTAAATCCTTTGGAAATCTTCATTCACATTACCGTGCTTTGGATGCTCTCAGCTGAATTATTACATATTTTCAAACTTGCCCATTTCGATGGCTACAATCAATTACTGCTAAGCATATTGTGGGCATTGTACAGCTTCTTCCTAATAGCTCAAGGGATGTCTAAAAACAAGAAACATTTACGCATCACAGCCATGGTATTTTTTGGTTTGATCTTGCTGAAATTGATTCTTTGGGATTTGAGTTCTTTGAACAGCCTCTCGAAAACCATTGTTTTGATGGCTGTAGGAGCTGTATTATTGCTGAGCTCATTCTGGTATAATCGCCAGCGCAAAAGCAAAGCTGAACCCGAACCTGAAGATCTGAGTACTAGTGAAGGAGAAAGTTAA
- a CDS encoding T9SS type A sorting domain-containing protein, with protein sequence MKKIYFFALILLLGPGLSAQYYRQYFHGADTSVYNSVFAIIDSNSSWQIGAPSKNFFQQAATQPNAIVTDTLNSYPINDSSTFYFKVPIWAPVGILAIEWMQALDFEDSIDGGILEFRYTDTSAWESAFNNPYVYNFFGFDNSNVATLPNGELAFTGTRDMHNVWLCLDMSWLSQFSTDTIEVRYRILSDSVDTQQDGWLLDNFNVHITGIHTINEVDQGEFMTASPNPTVGPIKLNARKTGQVQYIESIELLDLSGKVVQSWSKSPTKFDIDISGQKAGVYILRVKSNIKKEEFRIMLQP encoded by the coding sequence ATGAAGAAAATCTACTTTTTTGCCCTGATCCTACTTTTAGGTCCTGGTCTTTCTGCTCAATACTATCGTCAATATTTCCATGGTGCTGATACCTCTGTCTATAATTCAGTCTTTGCCATAATTGACAGCAATAGTAGTTGGCAGATTGGCGCCCCTTCTAAAAACTTTTTTCAGCAGGCCGCCACACAGCCCAATGCTATTGTTACGGACACGCTCAACTCCTATCCTATTAATGATAGCTCTACCTTTTATTTCAAAGTTCCCATTTGGGCACCGGTAGGAATTCTGGCCATAGAATGGATGCAAGCACTTGATTTCGAAGACAGTATTGACGGGGGAATCCTAGAATTTCGCTATACCGATACCTCCGCTTGGGAAAGTGCCTTTAACAATCCTTATGTCTATAATTTCTTTGGTTTTGATAACTCCAATGTAGCAACACTGCCCAATGGTGAGCTGGCCTTTACCGGTACTCGAGACATGCATAATGTTTGGCTTTGCCTAGATATGAGCTGGCTTTCACAGTTTAGTACCGATACAATTGAAGTGCGATACCGAATTCTTAGTGACTCGGTGGATACTCAGCAAGATGGCTGGTTACTCGATAATTTCAATGTGCATATAACTGGCATTCACACCATAAATGAGGTAGACCAAGGAGAATTTATGACCGCCAGTCCTAATCCCACCGTGGGCCCAATTAAGCTTAATGCGCGTAAAACCGGCCAGGTGCAATATATTGAATCCATTGAATTGCTAGATCTCTCAGGTAAAGTGGTGCAAAGCTGGTCTAAAAGCCCCACTAAATTTGATATTGATATTTCCGGACAAAAAGCCGGGGTCTATATCTTAAGAGTGAAGAGCAATATCAAGAAAGAAGAGTTCCGTATAATGCTGCAGCCTTGA
- a CDS encoding cytochrome-c peroxidase: protein MIKSLRIVLGLLLLALFAFKADRSPSENWPIPQLFFFPPLPADFKTPSTAQVELGRYLFYDPILSANGKISCAHCHQQEYAFADGNKRFSRGVSGRELNRNTPGLFNLVWQQSFFWDGRASSLQEQAFFPVRHSLEMNLNWPEAENRIRQSEFYPALFEKAYPGKEIDSSLICQALADFQSILFSQDSKYDRVLRGEDHFTALEYQGYTLANLQDKGDCMQCHITDAHALGTSGDFSNNGLDSARRPMDYVDKGQIEFRGQDRNGWFKIPSLRNVALTAPYMHDGRFKTLEEVIDFYSEGLARPYNVDSKLQHAHKGGVHLSDPEKKALIAFLHTLTDSVFIKNPAFANPFSN from the coding sequence TTGATTAAAAGTCTGAGAATTGTTCTTGGCCTTTTGCTGCTTGCTCTTTTTGCCTTTAAGGCAGATCGGTCACCCAGCGAAAACTGGCCCATACCTCAATTGTTTTTTTTCCCTCCCTTACCGGCCGACTTTAAAACACCTAGCACAGCACAGGTTGAATTAGGCCGGTACCTGTTTTACGATCCCATTCTTAGTGCCAATGGAAAAATTTCATGCGCCCATTGCCATCAACAAGAATATGCCTTTGCTGACGGCAATAAGCGTTTTAGCCGTGGTGTTTCAGGCAGGGAATTGAATCGCAATACCCCTGGCCTTTTTAATCTGGTTTGGCAACAAAGCTTCTTTTGGGATGGTAGAGCAAGCAGTTTGCAAGAGCAAGCCTTTTTTCCGGTACGCCACAGCTTGGAAATGAACCTTAACTGGCCGGAAGCCGAAAACAGAATCCGCCAATCGGAATTTTACCCTGCTCTATTCGAGAAGGCCTATCCTGGGAAGGAAATCGACAGCAGTTTAATTTGCCAAGCCTTAGCTGATTTTCAATCCATCCTCTTCTCTCAAGATTCAAAATACGATCGGGTATTGCGAGGTGAAGATCATTTTACTGCTCTGGAGTATCAAGGCTATACCTTAGCTAATTTGCAGGATAAGGGCGACTGCATGCAGTGTCATATTACCGATGCTCATGCCTTGGGTACTAGCGGTGATTTTAGTAATAATGGTCTGGATTCGGCTCGAAGGCCGATGGATTATGTCGATAAAGGTCAAATCGAATTTCGCGGTCAGGATCGGAATGGCTGGTTTAAAATTCCCTCTCTTCGCAATGTAGCTCTTACTGCTCCCTATATGCATGATGGCCGTTTTAAGACTTTAGAAGAAGTCATTGACTTTTATAGTGAAGGTTTAGCAAGACCCTACAATGTAGATTCCAAACTGCAACATGCCCATAAAGGTGGTGTGCACTTAAGTGATCCGGAGAAAAAAGCGCTCATAGCCTTCCTCCATACCTTAACTGATAGTGTATTTATTAAGAACCCCGCCTTTGCTAATCCCTTTTCGAATTAA
- a CDS encoding alpha-ketoacid dehydrogenase subunit alpha/beta, whose protein sequence is MSETSVQSEQKQSSPEETFKAQTLADYRLAVESREASLIGRREVLTGKAKFGIFGDGKELPQIAWAKVFKDGDFRSGYYRDQTFMMAIGALSTQEFFASLYADTNHDHEPASAGRQMNGHFATQSLDADGNWKSIAAQKNSSADISPTAGQMPRLVGLAEASKHYRQNKGLKDFKQFSHNGDEIAWGTIGNASTSEGPFFEAINAAGVLQIPMVISIWDDDYGISVHSKYQTTKENISEILKGFQRDGEESGYEILRVKAHDYPSLIETYEKAEKIARKKHIPVMIHVTEVTQPQGHSTSGSHERYKNEQRLAWERDFDCIKKMREFIVAAGLADEEQLDALEKEAKKAARDAKAAAWKEYIAPIKEEIATVRSLLAEAIAAAPEAEAIKAMDQELAASAEPLRRDGIAALRKSLRYLRQDQSGLKERIKAWLKEQNQANHDRYSSHLYSESALSPMKVEGVAPQYSEESPNVDARIILRDNFDRILAERPEVMIFGEDSGKIGDVNQGLEGLQDKHGENRVYDTGIREATILGQGIGMAMRGLRPIAEIQYLDYLLYALQVMSDDLATVHYRSKGRQKAPVIVRTRGHRLEGIWHSGSPMGAIINAVRGVHVLVPRNMTQAAGFYNTMLDSDDPALIVECLNGYRLKEQMPDNLAEIRTPLGIPETIREGKDLTIVSYGSTLRIVMEAAEQLAEFGIEVEVIDPQSLLPFDIHHSIRESVAKTNRLLVVDEDVPGGASAFILQQIVDVQEAYRLLDSKPQCLSAKAHRPAYGSDGDYFSKPSAEDVFDKVYSMMHEFNPAQYPAI, encoded by the coding sequence ATGAGTGAAACCAGCGTGCAAAGCGAGCAAAAACAAAGCTCTCCCGAAGAAACTTTCAAAGCCCAAACTTTAGCCGACTATCGTTTGGCGGTAGAAAGCCGCGAGGCCAGTTTAATTGGTCGTAGGGAAGTACTTACCGGAAAAGCCAAATTTGGAATTTTTGGCGACGGAAAAGAATTACCTCAAATCGCCTGGGCTAAGGTTTTTAAAGACGGGGATTTCCGATCGGGATATTACCGTGACCAAACCTTTATGATGGCCATTGGTGCCTTAAGTACTCAGGAGTTTTTCGCCAGCTTGTATGCGGATACCAATCATGATCATGAGCCCGCATCTGCCGGAAGGCAAATGAATGGTCACTTTGCTACCCAGAGTTTAGATGCCGATGGTAACTGGAAAAGTATTGCTGCTCAAAAGAACAGTTCAGCGGATATTTCCCCTACCGCCGGTCAAATGCCGCGCTTAGTAGGTTTGGCCGAAGCCAGTAAGCATTACCGCCAGAATAAAGGCTTAAAAGACTTTAAACAGTTTTCGCATAATGGCGATGAAATTGCCTGGGGAACCATTGGCAATGCCTCTACATCTGAAGGTCCTTTCTTCGAAGCCATTAATGCAGCTGGCGTACTTCAAATCCCTATGGTAATTTCCATTTGGGATGATGATTACGGTATTTCTGTACACTCCAAATATCAGACTACCAAAGAGAATATCTCTGAGATCCTCAAAGGTTTCCAACGCGATGGTGAGGAATCTGGTTATGAGATTTTAAGGGTTAAAGCGCATGACTATCCCAGCTTAATCGAAACTTACGAGAAAGCCGAAAAGATTGCCCGCAAGAAGCATATCCCGGTAATGATCCACGTTACCGAGGTTACGCAACCCCAAGGTCACTCTACTTCTGGATCGCACGAGCGTTATAAGAACGAGCAACGCTTAGCCTGGGAGCGGGATTTCGATTGTATTAAAAAGATGCGTGAGTTTATCGTAGCCGCTGGTTTGGCCGATGAAGAGCAATTAGACGCATTGGAAAAAGAAGCGAAAAAAGCCGCTCGCGACGCCAAGGCTGCTGCCTGGAAAGAGTATATCGCCCCTATTAAAGAAGAAATTGCTACGGTACGTTCCCTCCTGGCTGAAGCAATTGCAGCTGCCCCTGAAGCCGAAGCCATTAAGGCCATGGATCAGGAATTAGCGGCCAGCGCTGAGCCTTTGCGCAGAGACGGTATTGCCGCTTTACGCAAGAGCTTACGTTACTTACGTCAGGATCAAAGTGGCTTAAAAGAGCGTATCAAAGCTTGGTTGAAAGAACAAAACCAAGCCAATCACGATCGCTATAGCAGCCACCTTTACAGTGAGTCGGCCCTTTCTCCTATGAAAGTGGAAGGCGTTGCCCCACAATATTCTGAAGAAAGCCCTAATGTGGATGCCCGGATTATCCTTCGTGATAATTTCGATCGCATTTTAGCTGAGCGTCCGGAGGTAATGATCTTCGGAGAAGACAGCGGTAAAATTGGGGATGTAAACCAAGGTTTGGAAGGCTTGCAAGACAAGCATGGTGAAAACCGCGTTTATGATACCGGTATTCGAGAAGCTACGATTTTAGGTCAGGGTATTGGTATGGCCATGCGTGGTCTCCGCCCTATTGCCGAAATTCAATATCTCGATTATTTGCTCTATGCCTTACAGGTGATGAGTGATGATTTAGCTACTGTACATTACCGTTCTAAGGGCCGTCAAAAAGCTCCGGTAATTGTGCGTACTCGTGGACACCGTCTTGAAGGTATTTGGCACTCCGGTTCTCCCATGGGTGCTATTATTAATGCCGTACGTGGTGTACATGTATTGGTACCCCGCAATATGACTCAAGCCGCAGGTTTCTACAATACCATGTTAGACAGTGATGATCCTGCGCTGATTGTAGAGTGTTTGAATGGCTATCGTTTGAAAGAACAAATGCCGGATAACCTGGCTGAGATTCGCACTCCTCTGGGAATTCCGGAAACCATTCGCGAAGGAAAAGATCTCACCATCGTATCCTATGGTTCTACCCTGCGTATTGTAATGGAAGCAGCGGAGCAATTAGCTGAATTCGGAATCGAAGTAGAAGTTATTGATCCCCAATCACTCTTACCTTTCGATATCCATCATAGCATCCGCGAAAGCGTGGCCAAAACCAATCGCCTATTAGTAGTGGACGAGGACGTTCCCGGTGGTGCTTCTGCCTTTATCTTACAACAGATTGTAGATGTGCAGGAAGCTTACCGCCTATTGGATTCTAAACCTCAGTGCTTAAGCGCCAAAGCCCACCGCCCTGCCTACGGTAGTGATGGTGACTATTTTAGCAAGCCTAGTGCCGAAGATGTATTCGACAAGGTTTACAGCATGATGCACGAATTTAATCCCGCCCAGTATCCGGCCATTTAA
- a CDS encoding type IV toxin-antitoxin system AbiEi family antitoxin yields MSTTNPSKINQLLQLQPKGTVLLASWLLDKGYSFDLQRKYRHSQWLEAIGSGAMIRTGDKVNLEGAIYTLQTQLGLSIHLGAKTALAMQGKSHYLELAHSKAILFGNKDEKLPAWFSKNHWGLKVNYVSSKFLNSTAGFIPFEAKEFTINISGPARALLECLYLSPDKQDLVECYELMESMNNLRPNLVQELLENCTSIKVKRLFLYMAEKARHRWFEFLDVEKINLGKGKRSVVPEGVYIAKYQITVPKTLEMHDQSNL; encoded by the coding sequence ATGAGTACGACTAATCCAAGTAAAATAAACCAACTGCTTCAACTCCAACCGAAGGGAACAGTTTTGCTGGCATCCTGGCTTTTAGATAAAGGCTATAGCTTTGATCTACAGCGTAAATACAGGCATAGCCAATGGTTGGAGGCTATAGGTTCCGGGGCTATGATACGCACCGGAGATAAAGTAAACCTGGAAGGAGCCATCTATACCCTACAAACTCAACTGGGGTTGAGTATACACTTAGGAGCTAAAACAGCCTTGGCCATGCAGGGCAAATCGCACTATCTGGAGCTGGCTCATTCAAAGGCAATCCTATTTGGGAACAAAGATGAGAAACTACCGGCCTGGTTTAGCAAGAACCATTGGGGGCTAAAAGTAAATTATGTTTCCAGCAAATTTTTAAACAGCACGGCAGGATTCATTCCTTTTGAAGCAAAAGAATTTACCATCAATATATCTGGTCCGGCAAGGGCCCTGCTGGAGTGTCTATACCTTAGCCCTGATAAACAGGATTTAGTGGAATGCTATGAGCTAATGGAGTCTATGAACAACCTACGCCCAAATTTGGTGCAGGAGCTTTTAGAGAACTGTACTTCTATAAAGGTGAAACGCCTGTTCCTTTATATGGCTGAAAAAGCGCGGCATAGGTGGTTTGAATTTCTGGATGTAGAAAAAATAAATTTGGGAAAAGGAAAACGCAGCGTCGTACCTGAGGGTGTTTATATAGCCAAATATCAAATAACCGTACCTAAAACGCTTGAAATGCATGACCAAAGCAATTTATGA